A genomic region of Pueribacillus theae contains the following coding sequences:
- a CDS encoding DUF3870 domain-containing protein encodes MRMATVFISAYAKAPQNTVMYENNKQIGVMLEIHKQNHIVVNADATFITALTKDYLKRMVIGVDFSKDISPLLKGIEQDFLIQSQGALIVALKVAHQKYHDNFLQEK; translated from the coding sequence ATGAGAATGGCAACAGTATTTATTTCTGCATACGCAAAAGCACCGCAAAATACAGTAATGTATGAAAACAATAAACAAATTGGAGTAATGCTTGAAATTCATAAACAAAATCATATTGTAGTGAATGCAGACGCTACTTTTATCACAGCTTTAACAAAAGACTATCTAAAGCGAATGGTTATTGGGGTGGATTTCAGCAAGGATATCAGCCCACTGCTTAAAGGGATTGAACAGGATTTTTTGATCCAATCTCAAGGGGCACTAATTGTTGCGCTAAAAGTCGCTCATCAAAAATATCATGATAATTTTTTACAAGAAAAATAA